Proteins encoded by one window of Gemmatimonadales bacterium:
- a CDS encoding M4 family metallopeptidase, whose protein sequence is MTHHHGHSAGCCIIPPYVLEAIAQRGTPEQRERALRTLGIDTSLRTARLIQSLHERPLIDRQRRRGRMVAPPSQQRRIYDAQHGTVLPGQLVRGEGQAATGDIAVTEAYDGFGSTLDLYWTAYNRNSIDDAAMPVLGSVHYGQGYDNAFWNGSQMVFGDGDGQYFNRFTISIDVIGHELTHGVTEHTANLVYQDQPGALNESMSDVFGSLVKQYSKSPQQTAAQADWLIGEGLFTAQVQGVALRSMKAPGTAFDDPVLGKDPQPAHMNDYYQGTDDNGGVHVNSGIPNHAFYLLAIALGGFAWDKPGHIWYATLCDPRLSSTASFQQFAELTADNASKLYSAAERQAVVDAWEQVGIILRGAAMQTTFVASSAAPSGDVHTLVLDQANGLWHTIRLANGDWPYPWGDVQQAIRDQGHPDVGPTRLVSAAAAPNGDLHLFVLDQTDGLWHTIRLANGDWPYPWGDVQQAIRNQGHPDVGPTRFVSATADQNGDVHVFVLDESDGLWHTIRKANGDWPYPWGDVQAAMPALQMA, encoded by the coding sequence ATGACACACCACCACGGCCACTCGGCCGGCTGCTGCATTATCCCGCCGTACGTCTTGGAAGCGATCGCGCAGCGGGGAACCCCCGAACAGCGCGAGCGCGCCCTGCGGACGTTGGGCATCGACACTTCGCTCCGCACCGCACGACTGATTCAATCGCTGCACGAACGCCCACTGATCGATCGCCAGCGGCGGCGAGGGCGGATGGTCGCTCCCCCTTCGCAACAGAGGAGGATCTACGACGCCCAGCACGGAACCGTCCTCCCGGGACAGCTGGTGAGAGGCGAGGGCCAGGCCGCGACGGGAGACATCGCGGTCACCGAGGCCTATGATGGATTCGGATCCACCCTGGACCTGTACTGGACGGCATACAACCGCAACTCGATCGACGACGCGGCGATGCCGGTGCTCGGCAGCGTTCACTACGGCCAGGGCTACGACAACGCTTTCTGGAATGGCTCGCAGATGGTGTTCGGCGACGGTGACGGCCAGTACTTCAACCGCTTCACTATCTCCATCGATGTCATCGGCCACGAGCTGACGCACGGTGTGACCGAGCACACCGCCAACCTCGTCTACCAGGACCAGCCGGGTGCGCTGAATGAATCGATGTCGGATGTGTTCGGGTCGTTGGTGAAGCAGTACTCGAAATCACCCCAGCAGACCGCGGCCCAGGCGGATTGGTTGATCGGCGAGGGGCTGTTCACCGCCCAGGTGCAGGGCGTCGCCCTGCGGTCCATGAAGGCGCCGGGGACCGCGTTCGACGACCCGGTCCTCGGAAAAGATCCCCAGCCGGCGCACATGAACGACTACTACCAGGGCACCGACGACAATGGCGGAGTCCACGTCAACTCCGGCATTCCCAATCACGCCTTCTACCTGCTGGCCATCGCGCTGGGTGGGTTCGCCTGGGACAAGCCCGGCCACATCTGGTATGCCACGCTGTGCGACCCGCGCCTGTCATCCACTGCATCCTTCCAGCAATTCGCGGAGCTGACCGCTGACAATGCCTCCAAGCTCTACAGTGCCGCGGAGCGACAAGCGGTCGTCGATGCGTGGGAGCAGGTCGGGATCATCCTGCGAGGGGCGGCGATGCAGACGACCTTCGTGGCATCATCCGCCGCACCAAGCGGCGACGTGCACACCTTGGTCCTGGATCAGGCGAACGGCCTCTGGCATACGATCCGCCTGGCCAATGGCGACTGGCCCTATCCCTGGGGCGATGTGCAGCAGGCGATCCGCGACCAGGGACACCCCGACGTCGGCCCGACCCGGCTCGTCTCCGCCGCCGCCGCGCCCAACGGCGACCTGCACCTGTTCGTGCTCGACCAGACGGACGGCTTATGGCACACCATCCGCTTGGCCAATGGCGACTGGCCCTATCCCTGGGGCGATGTCCAGCAGGCGATCCGCAATCAGGGGCACCCCGACGTCGGGCCGACCCGGTTCGTCTCCGCCACCGCTGATCAGAACGGCGATGTGCACGTGTTCGTGCTGGACGAGTCCGACGGACTCTGGCACACGATCCGCAAGGCCAACGGAGACTGGCCGTATCCGTGGGGGGACGTGCAGGCGGCCATGCCGGCGCTTCAGATGGCATGA
- a CDS encoding protealysin inhibitor emfourin: protein MRHKTALCGRAMARNYYYASRRGSPRTRRSIARRNNPIDTFGTASYPGVAQRLLHIRAPVMRVTLSRSGGLAYLPGLMRPMTLDSSSLDTADRAVLERLLQESRFTSLPPQVGAAPPGAADYRTFEITVEDQDRVHTVRAVEPIGDPALQRLVNFLEQHGRVHRSS, encoded by the coding sequence ATGCGACACAAAACCGCGCTTTGTGGTCGCGCGATGGCGCGCAATTATTACTATGCGTCGCGCCGTGGTTCTCCGCGCACTCGCCGCTCGATCGCGCGCCGCAACAATCCTATTGACACCTTCGGTACTGCGTCATACCCTGGCGTTGCGCAGAGACTCCTGCACATCCGAGCCCCTGTAATGCGAGTAACGCTTTCACGGTCCGGTGGCCTCGCCTACCTGCCGGGACTCATGCGTCCTATGACGCTCGACTCGTCGTCCCTGGATACGGCGGACCGGGCAGTGCTGGAGCGCTTGCTTCAGGAGTCCCGGTTCACGAGCCTGCCACCTCAGGTTGGCGCCGCTCCTCCAGGTGCTGCCGATTACCGCACATTCGAGATCACGGTCGAAGACCAGGATCGAGTTCATACGGTGCGAGCGGTCGAGCCGATCGGTGACCCTGCGCTGCAACGTCTGGTGAACTTCCTCGAGCAACATGGACGGGTACACCGGAGTTCCTGA
- a CDS encoding carboxypeptidase-like regulatory domain-containing protein, translating into MPSHPFAAGWLLASLVAAGCALPSDQSGEMVVAIDAPSGLVVLNTSMRVNGHISRRSSSGASESIPGAEITWRSSDPSVATVAGASDGSATVTGLRSGTAEIQATATGFAGAEPATLAIRVANSVEIDSVVPAVVRYGDRVNIFGVGLANLARVSMGEADLIPDETTFSGERSGLGRLDFWVPYPATTARAAAVTLQGATALAPAPTTVLATDLYHELGEPPPLIDLTGPPIRPPDTLFYNPALALTVGEQSDGFRFALPTAGRAITITISTETPAVTLFDPVVSIGPKPVGTALADGDPSLWAIGVGGQICRGIQSGSDSGGGAFIQFPRPVPRTGPVTVVRALKDLPAGDLLLGVLGDPPGRYSVTVQDGYKTADPRILPDRFEENDHCLGADLNAGNPATSIDLPFADTLTIDNPYDVDWFRITIPGDLDDGPNPFLTVKVAARPFAAADSSNLGILLLGEFGVSAEAHGSGSTETLNAEVSPGDHYLIVLDEAGVATRYSLCIAVGSDCQFVPGSED; encoded by the coding sequence GTGCCGTCCCACCCTTTCGCGGCCGGCTGGCTCCTCGCCTCCTTGGTGGCCGCCGGCTGCGCCTTGCCCTCCGATCAGAGCGGAGAGATGGTCGTCGCTATCGACGCACCCTCCGGCCTCGTCGTCCTCAACACCAGCATGCGGGTGAACGGTCACATCAGCCGCCGGTCCTCCTCTGGGGCTTCGGAGTCGATCCCGGGCGCCGAGATCACTTGGCGATCTTCCGACCCGTCGGTCGCCACCGTCGCCGGCGCCAGTGACGGCTCCGCGACCGTCACCGGACTCCGGAGCGGCACGGCGGAGATCCAAGCCACCGCCACCGGCTTTGCGGGCGCCGAGCCGGCGACCCTGGCCATCAGGGTCGCTAACTCGGTCGAGATCGACAGCGTTGTCCCGGCTGTGGTTCGCTATGGGGACCGGGTGAACATCTTCGGCGTGGGCCTGGCAAACCTCGCTCGCGTGTCGATGGGTGAAGCTGACCTCATCCCGGACGAGACCACATTCTCGGGTGAGCGATCCGGCCTGGGCCGCCTCGACTTCTGGGTCCCTTACCCAGCGACAACGGCGCGCGCCGCCGCCGTCACGCTCCAGGGCGCCACGGCGCTCGCTCCGGCTCCGACCACGGTACTGGCGACGGATCTGTACCACGAGCTCGGGGAGCCGCCGCCCCTGATCGACCTCACCGGACCGCCGATTCGGCCACCCGATACCCTGTTCTACAATCCGGCCCTGGCCCTGACGGTAGGGGAGCAATCGGATGGCTTCCGATTCGCCCTGCCGACGGCGGGACGCGCCATCACCATCACGATCTCGACCGAAACACCGGCCGTCACTCTGTTCGATCCGGTGGTCTCCATCGGGCCCAAGCCGGTCGGGACGGCCCTTGCCGACGGAGACCCATCCCTCTGGGCAATAGGGGTAGGGGGACAGATCTGTCGAGGTATACAATCCGGGTCCGATTCCGGCGGGGGCGCGTTCATCCAGTTCCCGCGGCCGGTACCCCGCACTGGTCCGGTCACCGTGGTGCGCGCGCTGAAGGACTTGCCGGCCGGGGACCTTCTGCTCGGCGTCCTGGGGGACCCTCCGGGGCGCTACAGCGTCACCGTTCAGGATGGCTACAAGACAGCCGATCCGCGGATCCTGCCGGACCGCTTCGAGGAAAATGACCACTGCCTGGGAGCCGATCTCAATGCGGGGAATCCCGCCACGAGTATCGACCTTCCCTTTGCCGACACCCTCACCATCGATAATCCCTACGACGTGGACTGGTTCCGGATCACGATTCCTGGTGACCTCGATGACGGACCCAACCCCTTTCTCACTGTGAAAGTCGCTGCTCGCCCCTTCGCCGCCGCGGACTCGAGCAACCTGGGCATCCTGCTGCTGGGGGAATTCGGCGTGTCGGCCGAGGCCCACGGGAGTGGTTCAACCGAGACCCTGAACGCGGAAGTCTCGCCGGGGGACCACTATCTCATCGTCCTGGACGAGGCGGGGGTAGCGACCCGGTACTCGTTGTGCATCGCGGTCGGGAGTGACTGTCAGTTCGTTCCTGGTTCCGAGGACTAG
- a CDS encoding LpqB family beta-propeller domain-containing protein — translation MTRPYFLGNMIGLALGAGAWLGCSSESSVTPSGRIEVDVARSGVPVDLTGLVVILDQRARAALNDSGTVAFDAVEPGTHRITLAGVDSRCQVSPGLESDLVAAEDDTARVEFAISCPAGWGAIQVVTTTSGSDADPDGYMVLVDDGPRLRVDDAGVHQLTATEGPHSVRLADLSPNCVLAGAEVQAVEVAAEQVTQVTFAIDCIAVPSAGPGREIAFVSDRDADSLRPLVVYVMNDDGSHVHRLSDTLSREHTSPAWSPDGARLAIVGLTSNLAPAITVGTADGALVRQLRMEHPISFNSELSWSLDATGILFTTFDEGCPEVVQAQVDGSGESVVMSDDHCPDDILAFRYSPDGARLAFLRACFSCNIPATELVVRNATTLEDVELPCFISGPSDGLSWSPDGRKLAIDSGGELGEELFGHEIWIMDLEARTCSQITSGPEGGSSPSWSPDGSRITLVSTRDGNPEIYVMNADGSGQRRLTSNTGLDAQPAWRP, via the coding sequence ATGACGCGTCCTTACTTCCTCGGAAACATGATCGGCCTTGCTCTGGGCGCGGGGGCCTGGCTCGGCTGCTCGAGCGAGTCGTCTGTTACACCGTCTGGCCGAATCGAGGTGGACGTCGCGCGGAGCGGGGTCCCGGTAGACCTGACGGGATTGGTGGTCATTCTGGATCAACGCGCAAGGGCCGCGCTGAACGATTCGGGAACCGTGGCATTCGATGCTGTCGAGCCCGGCACCCATCGCATCACGCTCGCCGGTGTCGATTCGCGCTGCCAGGTGTCGCCGGGCCTCGAGAGCGATCTGGTGGCGGCTGAGGACGACACCGCGCGGGTGGAATTCGCGATCAGTTGTCCCGCGGGCTGGGGCGCCATCCAGGTCGTGACCACGACATCGGGGTCGGACGCCGACCCTGACGGGTACATGGTGCTGGTGGATGACGGGCCGCGCCTTCGAGTGGACGACGCGGGCGTGCATCAGCTCACCGCGACGGAGGGCCCCCACAGCGTGAGGCTCGCCGACCTGAGCCCCAACTGCGTCTTGGCCGGGGCGGAGGTGCAGGCGGTGGAGGTCGCGGCCGAGCAGGTCACCCAGGTGACGTTTGCGATCGACTGTATCGCCGTTCCGAGCGCCGGCCCGGGCCGGGAGATCGCGTTCGTCAGCGACCGAGACGCCGACAGTCTCCGCCCGCTCGTCGTCTATGTCATGAACGACGACGGGAGCCACGTGCATCGGCTGTCCGACACCCTGAGTCGCGAGCATACCAGTCCTGCCTGGTCTCCCGACGGGGCTCGGCTCGCCATCGTGGGCCTGACATCCAACCTCGCCCCGGCGATCACGGTGGGAACCGCCGACGGAGCGCTGGTCCGCCAGCTCCGGATGGAGCATCCGATTTCTTTCAACTCGGAGCTCTCCTGGTCGCTCGACGCGACCGGGATTCTCTTCACCACCTTTGACGAAGGTTGCCCCGAGGTGGTCCAGGCCCAAGTTGATGGGAGCGGCGAATCGGTGGTGATGTCGGATGATCATTGTCCTGATGACATACTCGCATTCAGGTACTCACCGGACGGCGCCCGTCTCGCTTTTCTGAGAGCCTGTTTCAGCTGTAACATCCCCGCGACCGAGCTGGTGGTCCGGAATGCCACAACACTCGAAGACGTCGAGCTGCCTTGTTTCATTTCTGGTCCGTCCGACGGACTCTCCTGGTCCCCGGATGGGAGGAAGCTTGCGATCGATTCGGGTGGCGAGCTGGGCGAGGAGCTCTTCGGCCACGAGATCTGGATCATGGACCTGGAGGCCCGCACGTGCAGCCAGATTACCTCCGGGCCGGAGGGCGGGTCCTCCCCCAGCTGGTCTCCGGACGGGAGCCGGATCACCCTCGTGAGCACGCGCGATGGCAACCCGGAGATCTATGTCATGAACGCCGATGGGTCGGGTCAGCGCCGCCTCACGAGCAACACCGGCTTGGACGCGCAGCCCGCCTGGCGCCCCTAG